GAGGGTAAAATGATATCCGTCGTTTTTAATCCTGCGCCAAGGCGGAAAACATCCTCTTACCATATAATATTCCCAATCATTTCTTCCAATGACATTTGTATTCTTTCGTCTTCATCATTTTTGAAGGCAAGATATAATGACAAGGGGTCCACAAAATTTGTGCCGGAGAGTAATGCGGGTTCGTAATTCCATATTTCAACAGTAAACCTCCCGTCATGCATATGTATTTCAGGAAGTTTAGTTAGTTTTTTCATCATATGGTATTTTTTTATGGATATGGCGGATTGATTATTTTCACCGCTTGACAGATTGCTGTAATGTCCCAAAGCTGCTTCCCCCGAGATCATCCGGGGAGAAAGTTCCGGAAGATCGTCAAAGTATATTTTTTTTCTTACAGGCGAACTAAGTAAAGGAAGTGAGATATTCCAGAGCTCTTTTTTTTCAGATGAGAATTTGATGACCTTCGTTTTCGTACCTTCAATTCTGCAAATTCCGGATGCAACCAATTCTCTCGTTGCACGGCTTATGCTCATAGGCGAACAGGGCAGTAATTTTGTAATTTCGCCGAGGGGAATATTCTCTATTGATTTCCTTTGTAAATGATAAAGAACTAAAAGCTGGCTGATTGCTCCAAGACTATCTTTGTGAGATGCTGTGCCGATACCGAATTCTTTCAGGTCTAATAACAGAGTGGGGATAAACATTTGTCTGTTTGGTAAAATAAAGGGAACCCGTTTTTGGATCAACCTCTGCCGTTGATAAGATTCAATCTCTTCAAAACAAAAAACAATGGTAGCAGAAAAATACTTTTCCAACAGTTCTTTTTGCTTTGCAAGACGGTCAGGTGTTATGCCTTGAAAAGATTTTCTGATATCAAGTATGACTCTCCTGTTCTCAATATAAAGCTCCTGATATGTTCCGATACTCAGGTAAAGAGGCAAACCTTTTATCACTTCATCAGGGAGACTTCGCGAAACAACATTCAGTCCGGTTGTTTTTTTGATATAATCAATTATTTCCATTTCATCTTTCGTTGAAGGAATATGATTTGCATACTAACAATGTTAATGATATTATGCAAATATAATGATAATATAATATTTATAAAAGAGATATCCGGAAATATTTTCCTTCTTGAAGCCCATTTGCTCGAACATACAAGCACTAATTACTCAAAGACGATGAAAGCTTTGCTCCTTAAATAGGGCTGAGGAATGAAGGTTGATGGCTGAAAAGCTCGCACCAGAATTATAAATTATTAAGGCTGTCTCGAGAGGGGCAGCCTTTTAATGTATCGTTTTACCTGAAAAAGTGGTGGCAAGCGGGTCAGGCAAAAAGTTCGATATTGCTTCTCAATGCTTCACTTTTTTTCGATTCCGATATTAAACCTTTTAAAACTTTGCCAATATTTATTCCTACAGGACGATATAAGGTTGTGAAATCTATGGATATCACTTCCCGAACTTCTGGCATGCAACTAATTTGCTAATCGCTTCATAAACTCTCCCGTTTGTATTATATTTCAGTAGATCAAAAAAAAATACATACGGAGAAGAAATTAATATGTCACAAACACCCTTTATGACACTCGAGCGATATATCATCGAGGAGGAACGGAAGCATCCCGAAGCGACGGGGGCACTCTCAAGGATATTGTCGGATCTTTCAATTGCTGCAAAAATCATTTCGAGGGAAGTGAACAAAGCCGGACTGGTTGAGATACTTGGCTTCACGGGCGATACAAATGTTCACGGAGAATCGGTAAAAAAACTTGACATGTATGCACATGACATGATCTTCAAGGCAATGGATCATGGCGGTCAGCTTTGTATCATGGCATCTGAAGAAGAAGAGGATATCATCCACATCCCCCACCACTTCACTATCGGAAAATATGTTCTTCTGTTCGATCCCCTCGACGGGTCTTCAAATATTGATGCCAATGTAAACATCGGTACGATATTCTCGATCTACAAAAGGGTTTCTGAGGGAGACGGTCCTGGTACACTTGAAGACTGTTTACAACCGGGGACTCAGCAGGTAGCCGCAGGATATGTGATTTATGGCTCCTCAACAATGCTTGTTTATACCACAGGCGAGGGAGTTCACGGCTTTACGCTTGACCCCTCAATCGGTGAATTTATCCTCTCCCACCACGATATCAGAATACCAGAGAAGGGAAAAATCTACAGTATCAATGAAGGTAACTACAAATACTGGCACCCCGGTTTGAAAAAATATATCAAATGGCTTCAGGAAGAGGACAAATCAACGGGGAGACCCTACTCAACCCGCTATATCGGTTCGATGGTTGCGGATGTGCACAGAACCATTTTATACGGCGGCATCTTTATGTACCCCGCAGACAGCCGGAACCCCAAAGGGAAATTGAGACTGATGTATGAGTGCAATCCTGTTTCGTTTATTGTGGAAGCATGCGGCGGGAAGGCAATAACGGGATATACCAGAGTGCTTGAAGAGATACCAAATTCACTTCACGAGAGGTGTCCGATCTTTATCGGAAGTCCTTACGATATAGACAAGGTTGCCAAATTTATTGCCGATACGGATGCCGAATTAGAGAAACCTCTGTAACGGATTCCCCACACGGGGATAAGGAATTACCGGCTGCAGGCAGGATCACCCTTCTGCAGCCCGGTTTTTATAAATCGAATTTCTTCAGTTTTTCGGTAAGAAGGGAAGCGAGATTTTCCTTCGAGATGCCTTCCAATTTAAACTTGCCCGATTTAACAATAATTTCAGGTGCATCGCCCTCTTTGGTTGCATATTTATAGAGCATGTAACCGAGTCTGTTCCGGTCACTGGGCAGGGGCAGATAGTCCTTCAATTCTTCAGCAATAGAATAAACTTTTTTCTCGAGATTATCCTCAGGGAATTCAATGGTTTTTGGTCCGGGAAGTGTTGACATTTTTTCTCTCTAAAATTTTAATAATCCATTACACTAAAATAATAAAGATTGGAATGATAACCACAAAGGTTGGAAAATGAGGGGAGGTTGTCACCTTGTAAAGTGACAACCTCTGAAATAACAATCAGTACTCCTGCGGAAGTTCCTGCAGTTCTTTGTATGAGAAGACGGGACCGTCCTTACAAACATAGACGCTACCGATGTTGCACCTGCCGCACTTCCCGAGTCCGCACTTCATCCTGTTTTCGAGGGTGGTAATCATATTGTCTTCGGTGAAGCCGAGTTTCTCGAGGACAGGGAAAGTATATTTTATCATAACCGGTGGTCCGCAAATGACAGCCACGCTGTTTTCCGAAGCCGGAGCAACCTTCTCGACTATGGAGGGGACAAATCCCACTTCACCGTTCCAGTCAGGAGTTTCACCCCCCGGATCGACGGTAACTACGGTCTTTACTCCATCCATCCCTTTCCACTCTTCCAGCTCCCTCTTGTAAACCAGATCGGCAACCGAGCGGGCACCATAGATAATGGTAACATCTTTGAAGCGTTCTCTCAGATCGAGCACATTCCAAATGATGCACCTGACAGGGGCAAGCCCTATTCCGCCGGCGA
The nucleotide sequence above comes from Ignavibacteria bacterium. Encoded proteins:
- a CDS encoding FAD/NAD(P)-binding protein, producing the protein MNIYKPELVEIIDIIQETPDIKTFKLKFISKKMREEFSFLAGQFAEYSVFGEGECTFCIASPPTRTEYLECSFKIAGKVTGALNKMNKGDIIGLRGPYGNHFPLEKMEGKNVVFIAGGIGLAPVRCIIWNVLDLRERFKDVTIIYGARSVADLVYKRELEEWKGMDGVKTVVTVDPGGETPDWNGEVGFVPSIVEKVAPASENSVAVICGPPVMIKYTFPVLEKLGFTEDNMITTLENRMKCGLGKCGRCNIGSVYVCKDGPVFSYKELQELPQEY
- the fbp gene encoding class 1 fructose-bisphosphatase, producing the protein MSQTPFMTLERYIIEEERKHPEATGALSRILSDLSIAAKIISREVNKAGLVEILGFTGDTNVHGESVKKLDMYAHDMIFKAMDHGGQLCIMASEEEEDIIHIPHHFTIGKYVLLFDPLDGSSNIDANVNIGTIFSIYKRVSEGDGPGTLEDCLQPGTQQVAAGYVIYGSSTMLVYTTGEGVHGFTLDPSIGEFILSHHDIRIPEKGKIYSINEGNYKYWHPGLKKYIKWLQEEDKSTGRPYSTRYIGSMVADVHRTILYGGIFMYPADSRNPKGKLRLMYECNPVSFIVEACGGKAITGYTRVLEEIPNSLHERCPIFIGSPYDIDKVAKFIADTDAELEKPL